Proteins found in one Helicobacter sp. NHP19-003 genomic segment:
- a CDS encoding aldo/keto reductase — protein sequence MTYKQLGQFRVSPLALGCMGMSFGYGEMHEKKEMIKFIHKAFELGINFFDTAEGYGAYNEELLGEAVKPFKDKVVVASKFGIYQGKGGSWDLNLDSSPKRIRQALEGSLKRLKVECLDLYYQHRVDPQVPIEEVANTMQELIKEGKIKAWGMSEAGLPSLEKAQAICPLTALQSEYSLWCRAPEKEILGFCETNNITFVGFSPLGKGFFGGKIAKNATFDKEDFRSVVPKFSPENLTKNYALVEVLQDTAKAKNATPAQIALSWILHMQRAVIPLFDTTKEERLLENIGALGVSWQTGELETFKQELEKIAIVGERYPTNLNDKVGK from the coding sequence ATGACATACAAACAACTAGGACAATTCAGGGTCAGTCCCCTAGCTTTGGGGTGCATGGGGATGAGTTTTGGTTACGGCGAGATGCATGAGAAGAAAGAAATGATTAAGTTCATCCACAAAGCCTTTGAGCTGGGCATTAACTTTTTTGACACAGCTGAAGGGTATGGGGCGTATAACGAGGAACTCTTAGGCGAGGCGGTGAAACCCTTTAAAGATAAGGTCGTGGTCGCTAGCAAATTTGGGATTTATCAGGGTAAGGGGGGGAGTTGGGATTTAAACTTAGATTCAAGCCCTAAGCGCATCAGACAAGCCCTAGAGGGGAGCTTAAAACGCCTAAAAGTGGAGTGTTTGGACTTGTATTACCAGCATAGAGTTGACCCACAAGTGCCGATTGAAGAGGTTGCCAACACGATGCAAGAACTCATTAAGGAGGGCAAAATCAAGGCATGGGGCATGAGCGAGGCGGGCTTGCCTAGCCTAGAAAAAGCACAGGCCATTTGTCCGCTTACAGCCCTGCAAAGCGAATATTCGCTGTGGTGTCGCGCGCCCGAGAAAGAGATTTTAGGTTTTTGTGAGACAAACAACATCACCTTTGTAGGATTCTCGCCTTTAGGTAAGGGCTTCTTTGGGGGCAAGATTGCTAAAAACGCCACCTTTGACAAAGAGGATTTTAGGAGTGTCGTGCCCAAATTTAGCCCTGAAAACTTGACTAAAAACTACGCTTTAGTGGAAGTTTTGCAAGACACCGCTAAAGCTAAAAACGCCACGCCTGCCCAAATCGCGCTGTCTTGGATTTTACACATGCAAAGGGCGGTGATCCCCCTATTTGACACGACCAAAGAAGAACGATTGCTAGAAAACATCGGGGCGTTGGGTGTGTCTTGGCAGACAGGCGAGCTAGAAACCTTTAAGCAAGAGCTAGAAAAAATCGCCATAGTTGGGGAGAGATATCCCACAAATCTCAACGACAAGGTGGGTAAATGA
- a CDS encoding MerR family transcriptional regulator — protein MAFTIIEVERQTGIPSRKIRFWCDKGLFPFVQCDSNGVRYFSKSDIAWVEWVQCLRACNMPLAEIKNYINLSKQGLKSAPQRKGILQKQLQTLRAQLDTLQKAEQKIAHKITLYTQMIAEQKDFLNPLSPAYKGTPKK, from the coding sequence CCATCATAGAAGTAGAAAGACAAACGGGCATCCCTTCACGCAAGATTCGCTTCTGGTGCGATAAGGGGCTCTTCCCCTTCGTGCAATGCGATTCAAATGGTGTGCGCTACTTTTCCAAGAGCGACATCGCGTGGGTGGAGTGGGTGCAGTGTTTGCGTGCATGCAACATGCCCCTAGCAGAGATTAAAAATTACATCAACCTATCCAAACAAGGGCTAAAAAGCGCACCACAGCGTAAAGGCATTTTACAAAAGCAATTACAAACCCTGCGCGCCCAATTAGACACCCTACAAAAGGCCGAGCAAAAAATCGCCCATAAAATTACGCTTTACACGCAAATGATCGCGGAGCAAAAAGACTTTTTAAACCCCCTAAGCCCTGCCTACAAAGGCACGCCTAAAAAATAG